Proteins found in one Magnolia sinica isolate HGM2019 chromosome 5, MsV1, whole genome shotgun sequence genomic segment:
- the LOC131247201 gene encoding uncharacterized protein LOC131247201 has product MLSVMLVRSLVLGENINDPLLLNRIAHHHHHHHHHTHDVDDDDHGHDHHHHRACLFFIPTHEIIHDTYKLATIARDMGMDFTPNASLTNILFSWPSSSSSPITIIPLPFPSLSSASISHLRRFTRISKGLFKLVSCDPTATNHHNRSSSPPHPLSLFSRLNGERVDDMEAFFRILAGNGWTLFKTKIDGGDLFVFRKMDPDRLRVRWSKGLGNVGKSPSRGDCRRVREVRLPPLDFRHVSLRILHYILLMTDGLFYLA; this is encoded by the coding sequence ATGCTTTCTGTAATGCTGGTGCGTTCTCTCGTCTTGGGAGAAAACATCAACGATCCTCTCCTTCTAAATCGAAttgcccatcatcatcatcatcatcatcatcatacccatgatgttgatgatgatgatcatggtCATGACCATCATCATCATAGGGCATGTCTCTTCTTCATACCCACCCATGAAATCATCCATGACACATACAAGCTAGCCACCATAGCTAGAGACATGGGCATGGACTTCACCCCAAACGCTTCCCTCACCAACATCCTCTTCTCatggccatcatcatcatcatctcccaTCACCatcatccctctcccattcccatcTCTCTCCTCTGCTTCCATCTCCCACCTCCGTCGCTTCACCCGTATCTCCAAAGGCCTTTTCAAGCTCGTTTCTTGCGATCCCACCGCGACGAATCATCACAACCGTTCATCTTCTCCTCCTcatcctctctccctcttttcccgCCTCAACGGAGAGAGAGTCGACGACATGGAAGCCTTCTTCCGTATACTCGCGGGGAACGGCTGGACTCTCTTCAAGACTAAAATCGACGGTGGGGATTTGTTTGTGTTCCGGAAGATGGATCCAGATCGACTGAGAGTTCGGTGGTCTAAGGGACTTGGGAACGTTGGTAAGTCCCCTTCTCGTGGGGACTGTCGTAGGGTGAGAGAGGTGAGGTTGCCTCCTTTGGATTTTCGCCACGTGTCGCTGCGGATCTTGCATTACATCCTTCTAATGACGGACGGGCTCTTCTATCTCGCATAA
- the LOC131247202 gene encoding anther-specific protein LAT52-like — MAKFNALSILAASLCLFSLLSFASCVEYLRVQGTVYCDTCRAGFETRLSENIAGAKVKIECKSLITNEITFTAEGVTNETGGYNIRVGGDHEEEMCEAVAVSSPRKDCQKLDPERDRGPIVLTRNAGIESNIRYANPLGFMIDNDVAGCAEALKEVGFRKKK, encoded by the exons atggCAAAATTCAATGCTCTTTCCATCCTTGCAGCTTCCCTTtgtcttttctctctcttaagCTTCGCCTCTTGCGTTGAATACCTACGCGTGCAAGGCACGGTATACTGCGACACCTGCCGTGCCGGCTTCGAAACCCGTTTGAGTGAAAACATTGCAG GTGCGAAAGTGAAGATCGAATGCAAGAGCCTTATAACTAATGAAATAACTTTCACTGCTGAGGGTGTTACGAACGAGACAGGCGGTTACAACATTCGAGTTGGTGGGGACCATGAAGAAGAGATGTGCGAAGCTGTGGCTGTGAGTAGCCCAAGAAAAGATTGCCAAAAATTAGACCCTGAGCGTGACCGTGGACCCATCGTCCTCACTAGGAATGCCGGCATTGAATCAAACATCCGTTACGCTAATCCCTTGGGATTCATGATAGATAATGATGTGGCTGGTTGTGCCGAGGCTCTCAAAGAAGTAGGTTTCCGCAAGAAAAAATAA